In Hamadaea flava, a genomic segment contains:
- a CDS encoding MFS transporter encodes METQANTGHPRRWAILAVLVVSLLVVVLDNTVLNVALKNLADPVKGLGATQGQLEWAINSYTLVFAGMLFTFGVLADRMGRKKVLIVGLILFALTSLISAYAQNPGQLIAARAVMGLGGAAIMATTLPIITNVFDPRERARAIGIWAGAVGLGVALGPILAGALLERFWWGSIFMINLPIIAVGLLFVAMIVPDSRNPRPGRIDVPGVLLSILGLAALVYGIIDGGQAGFGEPSVWAWIAVGVVALAVFVWWENRTEHPSLDVKLFRDARFAAATSLVGLSFFAAMGVFFFMSFFLQLVRGYSPLQTGLLMLPFAAAQLIFAPLSASFVKRFGAKAVSAVGVTVVTLATAGYLLVDESSSILVVIGMFFAFGVGMANIMPPATDAIMASVPREKAGVGSAVNNTVRQVGGALGVAILGSVLSSVYRNGVDDTVAGLPKEVPAQAKDAISESVAGAHAVADQLAGTPLAGAANVLVKAADSAFVDAVHAAALGSVAVGIIGLIVVLGWLPGKAKPHTAAEAAEKAMTAERAVEAVEVG; translated from the coding sequence GTGGAGACCCAAGCAAACACCGGGCACCCGAGGCGGTGGGCCATCCTCGCGGTGCTGGTCGTGTCGCTGCTCGTCGTCGTGCTCGACAACACCGTGCTCAACGTGGCCCTCAAGAACCTCGCCGACCCGGTCAAGGGCCTCGGCGCCACCCAGGGTCAGCTGGAGTGGGCGATCAACTCCTACACCCTGGTGTTCGCGGGCATGCTGTTCACCTTCGGCGTGCTCGCCGACCGGATGGGCCGCAAGAAGGTCCTCATCGTCGGTCTGATCCTGTTCGCCCTGACCTCCCTGATCTCGGCGTACGCCCAGAACCCCGGCCAGCTGATCGCGGCGCGGGCGGTCATGGGCCTCGGCGGCGCGGCCATCATGGCCACGACGCTGCCGATCATCACCAACGTCTTCGACCCGCGGGAACGGGCGCGCGCCATCGGCATCTGGGCCGGCGCGGTCGGCCTCGGCGTCGCACTCGGCCCGATCCTGGCCGGCGCGCTGCTGGAGCGGTTCTGGTGGGGCTCGATCTTCATGATCAACCTGCCGATCATCGCCGTCGGCCTGCTGTTCGTGGCGATGATCGTGCCGGACTCGCGGAACCCGAGGCCGGGCCGCATCGACGTGCCGGGCGTGCTGCTGTCGATCCTGGGCCTGGCGGCCCTGGTCTACGGCATCATCGACGGCGGCCAGGCGGGCTTCGGCGAGCCGAGCGTCTGGGCCTGGATCGCGGTCGGCGTGGTCGCGCTGGCGGTCTTCGTCTGGTGGGAGAACCGCACCGAGCACCCGTCGCTGGACGTCAAGCTCTTCCGGGACGCCCGGTTCGCCGCGGCCACCAGCCTGGTCGGGCTCTCGTTCTTCGCGGCCATGGGCGTGTTCTTCTTCATGTCCTTCTTCCTGCAGCTGGTCCGGGGCTACTCGCCGCTGCAGACCGGCCTGCTGATGCTGCCCTTCGCGGCCGCCCAGCTGATCTTCGCGCCGTTGTCGGCCAGCTTCGTCAAGCGGTTCGGGGCCAAGGCGGTCAGCGCCGTCGGCGTCACCGTCGTGACCCTGGCGACCGCCGGCTACCTGCTGGTCGACGAGAGCAGCTCGATCCTGGTCGTGATCGGCATGTTCTTCGCCTTCGGCGTGGGCATGGCCAACATCATGCCGCCGGCGACCGACGCGATCATGGCGTCGGTGCCCCGCGAGAAGGCGGGTGTCGGCTCGGCGGTCAACAACACCGTCCGGCAGGTCGGAGGCGCGCTCGGCGTGGCCATCCTCGGCTCGGTGCTGTCCTCGGTCTACCGCAACGGCGTCGACGACACCGTGGCCGGGCTGCCGAAGGAGGTCCCGGCGCAGGCCAAGGACGCGATCAGCGAGTCGGTGGCGGGTGCGCACGCGGTCGCCGACCAGCTCGCCGGCACGCCGCTCGCCGGAGCCGCGAACGTCCTGGTCAAGGCGGCCGACTCGGCATTCGTCGACGCGGTGCACGCCGCCGCTCTCGGCTCCGTCGCCGTGGGGATCATCGGCTTGATCGTCGTGCTCGGCTGGCTGCCGGGCAAGGCCAAGCCGCACACCGCCGCCGAGGCGGCCGAGAAGGCCATGACCGCCGAGCGGGCGGTTGAGGCGGTCGAGGTCGGGTAA
- a CDS encoding branched-chain amino acid ABC transporter permease — MRRFAGPVLLAAGLLVAVWLPNGVYTGLAVDLLCWALFAVSVDLLLGYAGLLSFGHAAYWGSSAYATGLLAVHLGLPFPLAVLGGALTAALIAVPVGYLAVKRVGIYFAMVTLAFAQMIYFIANEWRSVTGGENGMQSVPRTLGSVDLSDNYYFYYAALPIVLGGLGLTWRIVHSPFGRVLVAIRDNPARARALGYPVHRYKLAAFVLSAFVAGLGGGLFALAHQFVSLDTLHWTTSGKAVIMVVLGGIGTLWGALFGSSFVVVLEDSLSQADFASPGLITGGVFVLAVLLFRRGLWGTVAAFLRRRF, encoded by the coding sequence GTGCGGCGTTTCGCCGGTCCGGTCCTGCTGGCCGCCGGGCTGCTCGTGGCGGTATGGCTGCCGAACGGCGTCTACACCGGGCTGGCCGTTGACCTGCTGTGCTGGGCGCTGTTCGCGGTCTCCGTCGACCTGCTGCTCGGGTACGCCGGCCTGCTGTCGTTCGGGCACGCGGCGTACTGGGGCTCGTCGGCGTACGCGACGGGGCTGCTGGCCGTCCATCTAGGACTGCCGTTCCCGCTCGCGGTGCTGGGCGGGGCGCTGACCGCCGCGCTGATCGCCGTGCCGGTCGGTTACCTGGCGGTCAAGCGGGTCGGCATCTACTTCGCCATGGTGACGCTGGCCTTCGCCCAGATGATCTATTTCATCGCCAACGAGTGGCGCAGTGTGACCGGCGGCGAGAACGGCATGCAGTCGGTGCCCCGCACGCTGGGCTCGGTCGACCTCAGCGACAACTACTACTTCTACTACGCCGCGCTGCCGATCGTCCTGGGTGGACTAGGGCTGACCTGGCGCATCGTGCACTCGCCGTTCGGCCGGGTGCTGGTCGCCATCCGCGACAACCCCGCCCGCGCGCGGGCCCTCGGCTATCCCGTCCACCGCTACAAGCTCGCCGCGTTCGTGTTGTCCGCGTTCGTCGCCGGGCTCGGCGGCGGGCTGTTCGCGCTGGCCCACCAGTTCGTCAGCCTCGACACGCTGCACTGGACCACCTCCGGCAAGGCCGTGATCATGGTCGTGCTCGGCGGCATCGGCACGCTCTGGGGCGCGCTGTTCGGCTCCAGCTTCGTCGTGGTGCTGGAGGACTCGTTGTCGCAGGCCGACTTCGCGAGCCCGGGGCTGATCACCGGCGGCGTCTTCGTACTCGCGGTGCTGCTGTTCCGCCGGGGGCTGTGGGGGACCGTGGCAGCCTTCCTGCGCCGCCGGTTCTAA
- a CDS encoding branched-chain amino acid ABC transporter permease: MTNFLEQTFNGLVSGSFLALLALGLAVIFGLLRVVNFAHGAIYMLGAFGAYVLADELGLPFWAALLAVPVGLAALGMVLERAFIHRLTKLDPLYNFLLTFGLTLILQDLVKARYGVQSSPYAMPSALSGSVDLGLFEFPAYRVFVLGTSIAICVGVWALLTRTRVGMVVRAATERPELTRAFGINVGRWITPVFGFGVALAGLAGVLAAPMRAVNPLMGADLIIVVFAVVVIGGLGSIFGSVAVGFVIGVAQVWAEAYAPESWRALIAQTLPFVLMAVVLLWRPAGLFGREEIA; encoded by the coding sequence ATGACCAACTTTCTGGAGCAGACCTTCAACGGTCTGGTGAGCGGCAGCTTCCTGGCGCTGCTCGCGCTCGGGCTCGCCGTCATCTTCGGCCTGCTGCGGGTGGTCAACTTCGCCCACGGCGCGATCTACATGCTGGGCGCGTTCGGGGCGTACGTGCTGGCCGACGAGCTGGGCCTGCCGTTCTGGGCGGCGCTGCTCGCGGTGCCGGTCGGGCTCGCCGCGCTCGGGATGGTGCTCGAACGGGCCTTCATCCACCGGCTGACCAAGCTGGATCCGCTGTACAACTTCCTGCTCACCTTCGGTTTGACGCTGATCCTGCAGGACCTGGTGAAGGCCCGGTACGGCGTCCAGTCGTCGCCGTACGCCATGCCGAGCGCGCTGTCGGGAAGCGTGGACCTCGGCTTGTTCGAGTTCCCGGCGTACCGGGTGTTCGTGCTCGGGACCTCGATCGCGATCTGCGTCGGCGTCTGGGCCCTGCTGACGCGTACGCGAGTCGGCATGGTCGTCCGCGCCGCCACCGAGCGCCCGGAGCTGACCCGGGCCTTCGGCATCAACGTCGGCCGCTGGATCACCCCCGTCTTCGGCTTCGGCGTGGCGCTGGCCGGCCTGGCCGGGGTGCTCGCCGCCCCGATGCGAGCGGTGAACCCGCTGATGGGCGCGGATCTGATCATCGTCGTCTTCGCGGTGGTGGTGATCGGCGGCCTCGGCTCGATCTTCGGCTCCGTGGCGGTCGGCTTCGTCATCGGGGTGGCCCAGGTGTGGGCCGAGGCGTACGCCCCGGAGTCCTGGCGGGCGCTGATCGCCCAGACTCTGCCCTTCGTTCTCATGGCGGTCGTGCTCCTGTGGCGCCCGGCCGGCCTGTTCGGCCGCGAGGAGATCGCGTGA
- a CDS encoding ABC transporter substrate-binding protein gives MKRFATALGAVALLVTACSGGPQSGGDSKLTGGKIVLGVLNDQSAGYSALSGKNSVEAVKMAIEDFKAKYGDKAVTKDIEVVDADHQNKPDVANTKAAEFYDRDGVDVILDVPTSSAALKVADVAKAKKKLYFNIGAATTDLTGKSCNKYTFHYAYDTYMLANGTGKNATENGAKNWYIVYPNYAFGQDMERSFKAAVEKAGGHVVGEDAAPFPSDNFSTYLLKAPTLNPKPDVIGTMQAGADLVNLVKQYNEFKLRDKGVGLSVGLMFLTDIHSLTPAALAGTTYTDAWYWNFDAKNREWADKFKARTGSRPTFAHAANYSAATQYLEAVQAAGTDEADTIVAQLEGKKVDDFFLRNGEIRKADHRVLHDAYLAQVKQPEEVKEDWDYVKILKTIPAAEAFRAPSPDCQMSGA, from the coding sequence ATGAAGAGATTTGCGACGGCCCTGGGCGCGGTGGCCCTGCTGGTCACCGCGTGCAGCGGTGGCCCGCAGTCGGGCGGTGACAGCAAGCTCACCGGCGGCAAGATCGTGCTCGGTGTGCTCAACGACCAGTCGGCCGGCTACTCGGCGCTGTCGGGGAAGAACTCGGTCGAGGCCGTGAAGATGGCGATCGAGGACTTCAAGGCCAAGTACGGCGACAAGGCGGTGACCAAGGACATCGAGGTGGTCGACGCCGACCACCAGAACAAGCCGGACGTGGCCAACACCAAGGCGGCCGAGTTCTACGACCGTGACGGCGTCGACGTGATCCTCGACGTGCCCACCTCGTCGGCCGCGCTGAAGGTGGCCGACGTCGCGAAGGCGAAGAAGAAGCTCTACTTCAACATCGGCGCGGCGACGACCGACCTGACCGGCAAGTCCTGCAACAAGTACACCTTCCACTACGCGTACGACACCTACATGCTGGCCAACGGCACCGGCAAGAACGCCACCGAGAACGGCGCGAAGAACTGGTACATCGTGTACCCGAACTACGCCTTCGGTCAGGACATGGAGCGCAGCTTCAAGGCGGCGGTGGAGAAGGCCGGCGGTCACGTCGTCGGCGAGGACGCGGCGCCGTTCCCGAGCGACAACTTCTCGACCTACCTGCTCAAGGCGCCGACGCTGAACCCGAAGCCGGACGTCATCGGCACCATGCAGGCCGGGGCCGACCTGGTGAACCTCGTCAAGCAGTACAACGAGTTCAAGCTGCGGGACAAGGGCGTCGGCCTGTCGGTCGGCCTGATGTTCCTGACCGACATCCACTCGCTGACCCCGGCGGCGCTGGCCGGCACGACCTACACCGACGCGTGGTACTGGAATTTCGACGCCAAGAACCGCGAGTGGGCCGACAAGTTCAAGGCGCGTACGGGTTCGCGGCCGACCTTCGCGCACGCGGCGAACTACTCGGCGGCCACGCAGTACCTGGAGGCGGTGCAGGCGGCGGGGACCGACGAGGCCGACACGATCGTGGCCCAGCTCGAAGGCAAGAAGGTCGATGACTTCTTCCTGCGCAACGGCGAGATCCGCAAGGCCGACCACCGGGTCCTGCACGACGCGTACCTGGCTCAGGTGAAGCAGCCGGAGGAGGTCAAGGAGGACTGGGACTACGTGAAGATCCTCAAGACCATCCCGGCGGCTGAGGCGTTCCGCGCGCCCAGCCCGGACTGCCAGATGTCTGGCGCCTGA
- a CDS encoding ABC transporter ATP-binding protein translates to MLRIDGLNAWYGEAQVLRDVALEVAAGEVVTLCGRNGAGKTTLLRSVMGLHPQQRGTISLRGADITKKPAHSRARLGVGWVQDDRGSYATLTVTENLTLPPRVGPRAWSLDRVYEMFPNLYERRNSPATKLSGGEQQMLALARVLRMGAELLLCDEPTEGLSPLLVQRVGEILRLVKADGATVLLVEQNLHFATTVADRHYLLAEGRVVESLDNTEVRNRERELLAYLGI, encoded by the coding sequence ATGTTGCGGATTGACGGCCTGAACGCCTGGTACGGCGAGGCACAGGTGCTGCGGGACGTGGCGCTGGAGGTGGCGGCGGGCGAGGTCGTGACCCTGTGCGGCCGCAACGGCGCCGGGAAGACCACCCTGCTGCGCAGTGTGATGGGCCTGCACCCGCAGCAGCGCGGCACGATCAGCCTGCGCGGCGCGGACATCACCAAGAAGCCGGCGCACAGCCGGGCGCGGCTGGGCGTGGGCTGGGTCCAGGACGATCGCGGCAGCTACGCCACGCTGACGGTGACCGAGAACCTGACGCTGCCACCCCGGGTCGGGCCGCGGGCGTGGTCGCTGGACCGCGTCTACGAGATGTTCCCGAACCTGTACGAGCGCCGGAACTCGCCGGCGACCAAGCTGTCCGGCGGCGAGCAGCAGATGCTCGCCCTGGCCCGGGTTCTGCGGATGGGCGCCGAGCTGCTGCTCTGCGACGAGCCGACGGAAGGACTGTCGCCGCTGCTCGTGCAGCGGGTCGGCGAGATCCTGCGGCTCGTCAAGGCCGACGGCGCGACCGTGCTGCTCGTCGAGCAGAACCTGCATTTCGCCACCACCGTCGCCGATCGGCATTACCTGCTGGCCGAGGGCCGGGTCGTGGAGTCCCTCGACAACACCGAGGTGCGTAACCGCGAGCGCGAGCTGCTCGCGTATCTGGGCATCTGA
- a CDS encoding ABC transporter ATP-binding protein translates to MAHSALTARALTRDFRGFRAVDAVDLDVADGSVHALVGPNGAGKTTLFNLLTGFLRPTAGRIEVGGRDITGLAPEKIARLGVARSFQITSLFSQLTCREHVELALAGDLGWKFWRSDKLLHRHRDRALELLGQVGLAGHAESTADSLAYGRKRALELALALALDPKVLLLDEPTAGMGVEDVDRTVELIGRVRDGRTVVMVEHNMSVVGALADRVTVLQAGKVLVEGAYAQVRDDERVISAYLGEAHVAD, encoded by the coding sequence ATGGCGCACAGCGCGCTCACCGCGCGCGCCCTGACCCGCGACTTCCGCGGCTTCCGGGCGGTGGACGCGGTCGATCTCGACGTCGCCGACGGCAGCGTGCACGCGCTCGTCGGGCCGAACGGGGCGGGCAAGACGACGCTGTTCAATCTGCTCACTGGTTTCCTCCGGCCCACCGCCGGGCGTATCGAGGTGGGCGGACGCGACATCACCGGACTCGCGCCGGAGAAGATCGCCCGGCTCGGAGTGGCCCGCAGTTTCCAGATCACCAGCCTGTTCAGTCAGCTGACCTGCCGGGAGCACGTCGAACTGGCGCTGGCGGGGGACCTGGGCTGGAAGTTCTGGCGATCGGACAAGCTGCTGCACCGGCATCGCGACCGGGCGCTGGAGCTGCTGGGGCAGGTGGGCCTGGCCGGGCACGCCGAATCCACCGCGGACAGTCTGGCGTACGGGCGGAAGCGGGCGCTCGAACTTGCGCTGGCCCTGGCGTTGGACCCGAAGGTGCTGCTGCTGGACGAGCCGACCGCGGGGATGGGCGTCGAGGACGTCGATCGCACCGTCGAACTGATCGGCCGCGTACGCGACGGGCGGACCGTCGTCATGGTGGAGCACAACATGAGCGTCGTCGGGGCGCTGGCCGATCGGGTCACCGTGCTCCAGGCCGGGAAGGTGCTCGTCGAGGGGGCGTACGCCCAAGTCCGTGACGACGAGCGCGTCATCAGCGCGTACCTGGGAGAAGCGCATGTTGCGGATTGA
- a CDS encoding CynX/NimT family MFS transporter — protein sequence MSSPAVAAPAPSRHVLAPAMALAGILLVALNLRTAVTSLGALLDEVRVGLHLSGALAGMVTTLPALSFAAFGALTPWLTRRFTPARVLVGAMGALAVGEVLRATTHSAAIFVALSALALAGIAVANVLLPVMVKTYFPGRAGLVTGVYTMTLTAGTTAAAAASVPIAEAFGSWRAGLGVWAVIAVVAMLPWLRAGLRRTPPGTRSSAAALDRVHPGRKRLGWAMAVYFGTQSLSGYATMGWLAQIFRDADYSPTTAGLLLAGVTGVGVPIALLMPAMAQRMRNLRSLVIAMSVAMVASYVGLALAPRGGAIAWVVLLAIGQGAFPLALAMIGMRARTSEGTVALSAFAQSTGYLIAALGPFVVGVLYESTAGWVVPIAFLVVAAVVQGFAGVFAAKRRFIED from the coding sequence ATGAGTTCGCCAGCCGTCGCCGCCCCCGCTCCTTCTCGTCATGTGCTGGCACCCGCGATGGCCCTGGCGGGCATCCTGCTCGTTGCGCTGAATCTGCGTACGGCGGTCACGAGCCTCGGCGCCCTTCTCGACGAGGTACGCGTCGGGCTGCACCTGTCCGGTGCGCTCGCCGGGATGGTCACGACGCTGCCCGCCCTCAGCTTCGCCGCGTTCGGGGCGCTGACCCCGTGGCTGACCCGGCGCTTCACGCCGGCTCGCGTACTGGTGGGGGCGATGGGGGCGCTCGCCGTCGGCGAGGTGCTCCGGGCCACGACCCACTCGGCCGCGATCTTCGTCGCGCTCAGCGCCCTCGCCCTGGCCGGGATCGCCGTCGCCAACGTCCTGCTGCCGGTCATGGTCAAGACGTACTTCCCGGGGCGGGCCGGGCTGGTCACCGGCGTCTACACGATGACGCTGACCGCGGGCACCACTGCTGCGGCGGCCGCCTCCGTCCCGATCGCCGAAGCGTTCGGCTCCTGGCGAGCCGGGCTGGGCGTGTGGGCCGTGATCGCCGTGGTCGCGATGCTGCCCTGGCTGCGCGCCGGCCTTCGGCGTACGCCGCCGGGCACCCGCTCGTCCGCGGCGGCGCTGGACCGGGTGCACCCTGGTCGCAAGCGGCTCGGCTGGGCGATGGCCGTCTACTTCGGAACCCAGTCCCTCTCCGGGTACGCCACTATGGGCTGGCTCGCCCAGATCTTCCGCGACGCCGACTACAGCCCGACGACGGCCGGTCTGCTGCTGGCCGGGGTCACCGGTGTCGGCGTGCCGATCGCACTGCTCATGCCGGCGATGGCCCAGCGGATGCGGAACCTGCGCAGCCTGGTGATCGCGATGTCGGTCGCGATGGTCGCCTCCTATGTGGGACTCGCGCTGGCCCCGCGCGGCGGCGCGATCGCCTGGGTCGTGCTGCTGGCCATCGGCCAGGGCGCGTTCCCGCTGGCGCTGGCGATGATCGGAATGCGCGCTCGCACCTCCGAAGGCACCGTCGCGCTGTCGGCGTTCGCCCAGTCCACGGGCTACCTCATCGCGGCACTCGGCCCGTTCGTGGTGGGAGTCCTCTACGAGTCGACAGCCGGCTGGGTGGTGCCGATCGCGTTCCTCGTCGTCGCCGCGGTCGTCCAGGGCTTCGCCGGAGTCTTCGCCGCGAAGCGACGCTTCATCGAAGACTGA
- a CDS encoding FadR/GntR family transcriptional regulator yields the protein MSLRSASRQTLVPQVVEQLQEQISNGEWPVGTRIPTEPDLVAALGVGRNTVREAVNALVHAGILERRQGSGTYVLATDELTGAAGRRLAGAKLDEAVEVRRAFEVEAARLAALRRTSEDLSLLEAALDARERAWADGDAALFVEVDAQLHMAVVAAAHNSMLAELYASFGAALRASLSERIGSELTPESYCDHSGLIAAIRAGDPVAAATEAGSYLEIA from the coding sequence ATGAGCCTGCGCTCGGCGTCGCGCCAGACCCTCGTCCCCCAGGTGGTCGAGCAGCTCCAGGAGCAGATCAGCAACGGTGAGTGGCCCGTCGGCACCCGCATCCCGACCGAGCCCGATCTGGTCGCCGCCCTCGGCGTCGGCCGCAACACCGTCCGCGAGGCGGTGAACGCGCTGGTCCACGCCGGCATCCTCGAACGCCGCCAGGGCTCGGGCACCTACGTGCTCGCCACCGACGAGCTCACCGGCGCGGCCGGTCGCCGGCTCGCGGGCGCGAAGCTCGACGAGGCCGTCGAAGTCCGTCGCGCCTTCGAAGTCGAAGCGGCCCGGCTCGCCGCCTTACGGCGTACAAGTGAAGACTTGAGCTTGCTGGAGGCGGCGCTGGACGCGCGCGAGCGGGCCTGGGCCGACGGGGACGCCGCGTTGTTCGTGGAGGTCGACGCCCAGTTGCACATGGCGGTCGTCGCGGCCGCGCACAACTCCATGCTGGCCGAGTTGTACGCGTCGTTCGGCGCGGCCTTGCGCGCGAGCCTGAGCGAACGCATCGGCAGCGAACTGACCCCGGAGAGCTACTGCGACCACAGTGGACTCATCGCGGCGATCCGCGCGGGTGACCCCGTGGCCGCCGCGACCGAAGCAGGGTCCTATTTGGAGATCGCCTGA